Proteins co-encoded in one Zygotorulaspora mrakii chromosome 5, complete sequence genomic window:
- the ERV41 gene encoding Erv41p (similar to Saccharomyces cerevisiae ERV41 (YML067C); ancestral locus Anc_4.330): MHSVCFQHSDAFCLQLNTNNSWNHIAKTDETYKKKSAKGGLGSLFTYFVLLFMAWTEFGSYFGGYVDQQYRVDGEVRETFQINMDISVKTPCKWLQVNVRDETFDRKLVSKELVLEDMIFFVPGHAKLNDMKSIVSPNMDTILGEAIPARFRDTPSSELSGGDGCHIFGSIPVNRVSGELHITAKGMGYRDSQKAPISEVDFSHVFNEFSYGVFYPYINNPLDNTARLSDANTLVAYRYDTSIVPTVYEKLGAIVDTNQFAVSERHYTLNGHGSTRGISAPGIFIKYDFEPLSIVIRDERISFFQFVVRLVAVLSFIVYIASWIFIILDTALVSVLGPKWSLRYQTDSPSRNILD; the protein is encoded by the coding sequence atgcaTTCCGTATGTTTCCAGCACTCTGACGCATTTTGTCTTCAATTGAATACTAACAACAGTTGGAATCATATAGCCAAAACGGATGAGACTTATAAGAAAAAGTCAGCAAAGGGTGGTCTAGGATCACTATTTACatattttgttcttttgttcATGGCATGGACTGAATTTGGAAGTTATTTTGGTGGATATGTTGACCAACAGTACAGAGTTGACGGTGAAGTAAGGGAAACTTTTCAGATAAACATGGATATATCCGTGAAAACTCCATGTAAATGGTTACAAGTGAACGTCAGAGACGAGACTTTCGACCGTAAACTTGTTTCGAAAGAGCTTGTTCTTGAAGACATGATCTTTTTCGTTCCAGGACATGCCAAGCTGAATGATATGAAATCAATCGTGTCTCCTAACATGGACACAATTCTCGGTGAAGCAATTCCAGCACGATTTAGAGATACACCCAGTTCTGAACTATCTGGTGGAGATGGCTGCCACATATTTGGGTCGATACCAGTAAACAGAGTATCTGGAGAACTGCATATCACAGCTAAGGGCATGGGGTATCGAGATAGCCAAAAAGCTCCAATAAGTGAGGTTGATTTTTCACACGTCTTCAATGAGTTCTCCTACGGTGTATTTTATCCTTATATTAACAATCCATTGGATAACACAGCTAGATTGAGTGATGCAAACACTTTGGTTGCTTACAGGTATGACACATCAATTGTACCTACTGTTTACGAAAAACTGGGAGCAATTGTAGACACCAATCAGTTTGCTGTTAGTGAGCGCCATTATACCCTTAATGGTCACGGTAGCACCAGGGGCATCAGTGCCCCAGGTATCTTCATTAAGTATGATTTTGAACCTTTGTCAATTGTTATCAGAGATGAGCGCATAtctttcttccaattcGTTGTTAGACTTGTAGCtgttctttcttttatcGTGTACATTGCATCTTGGATTTTTATTATCCTAGATACTGCCTTAGTGTCTGTGCTGGGGCCCAAATGGTCTTTGCGCTATCAAACAGACTCGCCATCtagaaatattttggatTAA
- the SMA2 gene encoding Sma2p (similar to Saccharomyces cerevisiae SMA2 (YML066C); ancestral locus Anc_4.329): MLIFKRLIVWLILCGFTLLQFSLYVPSFSCALSPGVPTCAEQFSFTVVGGSKMTRELIGSIKELLKLISYLAIDLGWSSDLADSSMYDDENLVNTFNAENIYKVNYFSYCKKTDGKKMYCVRNGGNGMDVITVLVRDVGIQLGNISPLHVNDTEILGDSLVISYHLALTSIRKFIKGDRSRDNAFFNTFLRVNPEDAPQEKTNTSLYSKGVEILHCLRLFNQLLFFLQTSEIIVSFSFFLAVLGFGVVLTFLKRQCILPAILKLMCSLLVSVAAISLFCTIIYLLLLKSLEPSSNSTTAPTGWELLELHVGKGFVISCVRLAIQLFLLPFTIIIANHYTMKEPKKPVLESKSACFNADEA, from the coding sequence ATGTTgattttcaagagattAATTGTTTGGCTGATTTTATGCGGGTTTACTCTATTGCAGTTCTCACTCTATGTTCCAAGCTTCTCGTGTGCGCTTTCTCCGGGGGTGCCAACATGTGCAGAGCAATTCAGCTTCACCGTTGTTGGTGGTTCAAAAATGACTAGAGAATTGATTGGCAGTATCAAagagcttttgaaattaataTCTTATTTGGCCATAGATTTGGGATGGTCGAGCGATCTAGCCGATTCGAGCATGTACGATGACGAAAATCTAGTTAATACGTTCAACGCAGAGAACATTTACAAGGTGAACTATTTCAGCTATTGTAAAAAAACTGATGGGAAGAAAATGTATTGCGTTCGAAATGGCGGTAATGGTATGGATGTAATTACAGTACTGGTCAGAGATGTCGGAATTCAACTCGGCAATATTTCACCATTACACGTCAATGACACAGAGATTTTAGGTGACTCGTTGGTCATAAGCTACCACTTAGCATTGACCTCGATaagaaaattcatcaagGGCGACCGTTCCAGAGATAATGCTTTCTTCAATACATTTCTTCGCGTGAACCCAGAAGATGCTCCACAAGAAAAGACAAACACATCTCTGTACAGTAAAGGTGTCGAAATATTACATTGTCTTCGGTTGTTCAACCAgttgctcttttttttgcaaactTCAGAAATCATAGTcagtttttctttcttcctGGCTGTGCTGGGATTTGGAGTCGTTTTGACCTTTCTTAAAAGGCAGTGTATATTGCCTGCAATTCTCAAACTGATGTGCTCCTTACTAGTCTCTGTCGCAGCAATATCTTTATTTTGCACAATAATTTATTTGCTACTACTTAAGTCTTTGGAGCCGTCAAGTAATAGTACCACAGCACCCACGGGATGGGAATTATTAGAACTGCATGTGGGCAAAGGTTTTGTGATTAGTTGTGTCAGATTGGCAATCCAACTCTTCCTATTACCTTTCACAATCATCATAGCAAATCACTACACTATGAAAGAGCCCAAAAAGCCCGTATTGGAATCTAAAAGCGCTTGTTTCAACGCGGATGAAGCATGA
- the ECM7 gene encoding Ecm7p (similar to Saccharomyces cerevisiae ECM7 (YLR443W); ancestral locus Anc_4.328) → MRSSRMYKALSRPFRNLSVFDTLALWIRLTSTVLAITFGLILILGPLSMPNRMCLAMFNTRSSDITQGLFEELKTAVEVFGSTNVNSGVGLTTSEIMILTEYTAKKTQDLPQFISFTLYGTCSVKLISNEVAQSTNSTQTAPNAKNSTEQYCQTSGPGYVFNYREILAQLSLNIVLDYAYEQELNSAIGLASDYSTYMSSLHGRKASSVELLCVTIMFQVVIFGLTLWYYNIKGRSINPLKERILTHTLSLLSAVSFICGLIGVINLTWITYSLRKRINNELNLLGFSLTIGQPWFVCLWFFTFFTLLLTIIWSGLEWCVTNVSGPYNDETRDNILGYEAGVLTTCDDQISNFTGLLPRNIKHSDNTAMSRTSSRSIDHMEVHEMQDISHISTHDSNLSYQGPVKPSSTMYF, encoded by the coding sequence ATGCGATCTAGCAGGATGTACAAGGCATTATCAAGGCCATTTAGAAATCTCAGCGTATTTGATACACTCGCTTTATGGATCAGATTGACATCGACAGTACTGGCCATCACGTTTGGCttaattttgattttgggTCCATTATCGATGCCCAATCGCATGTGTTTGGCAATGTTCAATACACGCTCTTCAGACATCACACAGGGACTGTTTGAGGAATTGAAAACAGCAGTCGAAGTATTTGGATCAACGAACGTCAACAGTGGAGTTGGTCTCACTACATCAGAAATCATGATATTGACAGAATATACTGCAAAAAAGACGCAGGACCTTCCTCAGTTTATCTCATTCACACTCTACGGAACATGTAGCGTAAAGTTGATATCGAATGAGGTGGCCCAATCGACGAATTCAACCCAAACTGCACCAAACGCCAAAAATTCGACCGAGCAATATTGTCAAACGTCAGGTCCTGGATATGTTTTCAACTATCGTGAAATTCTAGCTCAGCTATCGCTGAACATTGTTTTGGACTATGCATATGAGCAGGAATTGAACTCAGCAATAGGACTGGCATCAGATTACAGCACTTATATGAGTAGTCTGCATGGGAGAAAAGCAAGCTCCGTTGAATTACTTTGTGTCACCATTATGTTTCAAGTAGTAATTTTTGGATTAACATTGTGGTACTACAATATCAAAGGGAGATCTATTAATCCACTCAAAGAGCGAATATTAACGCATACGTTGTCATTGTTATCAGCTGTTTCTTTCATTTGTGGACTTATTGGCGTCATCAATTTGACTTGGATTACATATAGCCTgcgaaaaagaataaataaCGAGCTAAATTTACTCGGCTTTTCCCTTACTATAGGACAGCCCTGGTTTGTGTGCCTGTGGTTTTTTACCTTCTTTACTCTTCTCTTAACCATCATTTGGTCAGGCTTAGAATGGTGTGTTACTAACGTCAGTGGACCTTATAATGACGAAACCCGAGATAACATACTAGGATATGAAGCAGGTGTATTAACAACTTGTGATGATCAGATTTCGAATTTTACTGGATTGCTCCCGAGAAACATTAAACATAGTGATAATACTGCTATGTCCAGGACTTCGTCGCGAAGCATAGATCATATGGAAGTGCATGAAATGCAAGATATCTCTCACATTTCAACACACGATAGCAACTTGTCTTATCAAGGGCCTGTAAAACCTTCCTCAACTATGTACTTCTGA
- the ORC1 gene encoding origin recognition complex subunit 1 (similar to Saccharomyces cerevisiae SIR3 (YLR442C) and ORC1 (YML065W); ancestral locus Anc_4.327) yields the protein MAKTLKDLHGWEVITTDENGNIINQNGGRRSRKRGSAELTFLLQISDGTKIGRGDTVIMNDAQTNTYSVYLIHEIRLNTLNNVVELWAFSYLRWFELKPLLYYAKFEPELAKESHPLDFYKEKFLSDVDKDEIYLTAEISEIWLNDFVAVANIMDYSQWESMSREKVPDKDFYVRYMCEPTADNFVPIDITNERRVLLKYDPKEYEEHLKKISVPTTTSHSRSAKLKKPVFKGEPTDKTSRKASVRDIKIEFDTDNESGSKGESDSSSETREESDEDVIVHKGRTRGKKLQSKSEDGIGSGGRTQSNDYVSGDLTDTESESSSSPPSDAYSDAQDTFRSSPIKSSARIANVPTKNTSPVSESPGNDTSDSASEEEIHELREEINEEENGDGQSHISNESSEEDDIVDSEQEIDEEIESKPKRHRLKRSRELKEKKARKVLKSSTPSSKAGNGSSLVRKFTKKNIARAKKKYTPFSKRFGSINDIPDLTELAEFNQSSNDIDVAALENKLRSSEETQIVETIFSKIKKQLYSSHNKDEILKSGSFQDYLPARENEFASIYLSLYSAIESGSATTVYIAGTPGVGKTLTVREVIKELQRSSDQKELPLFQYVEINGLKMVKPTDSYEVLWNKIMGESLTWGAAMESLEFFFKKVPKNKKRPVVVLLDELDALVTKTQDIMYNFFNWTTYENAKLVVIAVANTMDLPERQLGTKVSSRIGFTRIMFTGYDYESLKEIIHFRLKGLNNSFFYENTKTGTAYIIDSDDEKDNELPPYIKKVQLTMSDDAIEIASRKVASVSGDARRALKVCKRAAEIAEQHYMARYGYSYDGKTLEKHYDTSESTDEEDANDSERIQTVHISHIMKALNETINSQTTRFISKLSFTGKLFLFALLNLMKKSGLQEQRLGDIIDEIKSLIEMNAKNRFVLEISNTLFQKDTLLTTEQLRIVSWDFVINQLIDAGIIIKQSLKNEKISCVKLCISAEDVKKALELDDELKNL from the coding sequence ATGGCAAAAACCTTGAAGGATCTGCATGGCTGGGAAGTAATCACAacagatgaaaatggtaataTTATCAATCAAAATGGTGGTAGAAGATCTCGTAAACGAGGCTCTGCTGAATTAACGTTTTTGCTACAAATTTCAGATGGTACAAAAATTGGCAGAGGTGATACTGTTATCATGAATGACGCGCAAACAAACACGTATTCAGTATACTTAATTCATGAGATACGACTCAATACTTTGAATAATGTGGTTGAACTATGGgcattttcatatttgcGGTGGTTTGAGTTGAAACCATTATTATATTatgcaaaatttgaacCAGAATTGGCTAAAGAATCCCATCCATTGGATTTCTATAAGGAGAAATTTCTGAGTGATGTTGATAAAGACGAGATATATCTTACTGCTGAAATTTCCGAAATATGGCTGAACGATTTTGTTGCAGTAGCTAACATCATGGACTACTCACAATGGGAATCAATGTCTAGAGAGAAAGTACCGGATAAAGACTTTTACGTGCGATACATGTGCGAACCAACGGCAGATAATTTTGTACCAATAGATATTACAAATGAGAGGAGAGTTTTGCTCAAATATGATCCAAAAGAGTACGAAGAAcacttgaagaaaatatcagTTCCAACAACAACGTCACACAGTCGTTCAgcgaagttgaaaaagcCGGTCTTCAAAGGAGAACCTACCGACAAAACGTCTCGCAAAGCAAGTGTCAGAGATATCAAAATCGAGTTCGATACGGATAATGAGTCAGGATCCAAAGGCGAATCTGATTCGAGTTCAGAAACACGAGAGGAATCAGACGAAGATGTCATTGTTCATAAAGGAAGAACACGAGGCAAAAAATTGCAGAGCAAAAGTGAAGATGGAATAGGAAGTGGGGGGCGAACTCAAAGTAATGATTATGTGAGTGGAGATCTTACAGACACTGAAAGCgagtcatcatcatcgccTCCTTCCGACGCTTATTCCGATGCCCAAGATACCTTTCGATCGAGCCCAATCAAATCTTCTGCTCGGATAGCTAACGTGCCGACAAAAAACACAAGTCCAGTTTCAGAATCGCCTGGAAATGATACAAGTGATAGTGCaagtgaagaagagattCACGAACTACGGGAAGAAATaaatgaagaggaaaatgGAGACGGCCAGTCTCATATTTCTAATGAAAGCTCAGAGGAGGATGATATTGTTGATTCggaacaagaaattgacGAAGAAATCGAAAGCAAGCCTAAACGGCACAGACTAAAAAGATCAAGGGAGCttaaggaaaaaaaggCTCGTAAGGTTCTCAAATCATCTACACCCTCATCTAAGGCAGGCAATGGTAGCTCCTTAGTTCGCAAgtttacaaagaaaaatatcgCTAGGgccaaaaagaaatatacGCCATTTTCGAAAAGATTCGGTTCAATCAATGATATTCCAGATTTAACTGAACTTGCTGAATTCAATCAATCCTCTAATGATATAGATGTTGCAGCCCTAGAGAACAAGCTTCGATCTTCCGAAGAGACACAAATAGTGGAaacaatattttccaagatTAAGAAACAATTGTACTCTTCTCAcaataaagatgaaattttgaaatcggGAAGCTTTCAAGATTACTTACCGGCAAGAGAAAACGAGTTTGCTTCCATATATTTGAGTTTATACAGTGCAATTGAAAGTGGTTCTGCCACAACAGTATATATTGCAGGCACACCAGGCGTAGGCAAAACTCTAACAGTGAGAGAGGTGATCAAAGAGCTGCAAAGATCGTCAGATCAAAAGGAATTACCGCTGTTTCAGTACGTTGAGATTAATGGattgaagatggtgaaaCCTACTGATAGTTATGAAGTTTTATGGAACAAGATTATGGGTGAAAGTCTTACATGGGGCGCGGCAATGGAATCCTTagaattctttttcaaaaaggtgcctaaaaacaaaaaaaggcCAGTTGTAGTATTACTGGATGAATTGGATGCTCTTGTAACTAAAACGCAGGATATAATgtacaattttttcaattggacAACTTATGAAAATGCTAAATTAGTCGTCATAGCAGTTGCTAACACGATGGACTTACCTGAGCGTCAATTGGGTACAAAAGTTTCTTCAAGGATTGGTTTTACAAGAATTATGTTCACCGGCTACGACTATGAATCATTGAAGGAAATTATTCATTTTCGCTTGAAGGGGTTAAATAACTCTTTCTTTTACGAGAATACCAAAACGGGTACAGCATACATTATTGattctgatgatgaaaaagataatgAGTTACCACCTTATAttaaaaaagttcaattgaCAATGAGTGATGATGCTATAGAAATAGCATCCAGGAAGGTAGCTAGTGTGAGCGGTGATGCAAGAAGAGCGTTGAAAGTGTGTAAAAGAGCTGCTGAAATTGCTGAGCAACATTATATGGCAAGATATGGTTATTCATATGATGGAAAAACATTGGAAAAACATTATGACACTTCGGAAAGCACGGATGAGGAAGATGCGAATGATAGTGAAAGAATACAAACAGTTCATATATCACATATTATGAAAGCTTTGAATGAAACAATCAACTCGCAAACGACAAGATTTATTAGTAAACTATCGTTTACTGGCAAGCTGTTTTTGTTTGCACTTTTgaacttgatgaaaaaaagtggCCTACAGGAGCAACGATTAGGCGAcattattgatgaaataaaatcattgatTGAAATGAATGCAAAGAATAGATTTGTTCTTGAAATAAGTAATACATTATTCCAAAAGGATACGTTATTAACTACCGAACAATTAAGAATTGTTTCATGGGATTTTGTAATCAATCAATTGATCGATGCAGGAATTATAATCAAACAAAGTCtcaaaaacgaaaaaattAGCTGCGTCAAATTATGTATATCCGCTGAAGATGTCAAGAAAGCATTAGAATTAGATGATGAGCTGAAGAATTTATAA
- the TEM1 gene encoding Ras family GTPase TEM1 (similar to Saccharomyces cerevisiae TEM1 (YML064C); ancestral locus Anc_4.326), translating to MSQEYRTRSRSRSFSDQAATQEEERPFVNLNMNVNMRPKNQVEVQIGLVGDAQVGKTSLMVKYVQNVFDEEYTQTLGVNFLKRKVSVRSTDIVFSLMDLGGQREFINMLPIASLGSSAIIFLFDLTRAETLSSIKEWFRQAHGLNDTAIPILVGTKYDLFVDLDPDYQEQMSRTSMEYAQVMDAPLIFCSTAKSINVQKIFKVALAKIFSLTLTIQEINEVGDPLLIYKTLGTAKRDQDKTDNIKNSNTNVTTESRRKSPTYTQ from the coding sequence ATGTCTCAGGAGTACAGAACGAGATCGAGATCGAGGTCTTTCAGTGATCAAGCAGCCACAcaggaagaagaaagaccATTTGTTAATCTTAATATGAATGTAAACATGAGGCCCAAGAATCAGGTAGAAGTACAGATAGGGCTCGTTGGTGATGCACAAGTCGGTAAAACTTCATTAATGGTGAAATATGTTCAGAATGtctttgatgaagaatacACACAAACGCTTGGGGTGAATTTcctgaaaagaaaagtaaGTGTAAGATCTACAGATAtcgttttttcattgatggACTTAGGTGGTCAAAGAGAATTTATAAATATGCTACCTATTGCTTCTCTAGGCTCCTCGGCAATTATTTTTCTATTCGACTTGACAAGAGCCGAAACTTTAAGCTCAATAAAAGAATGGTTCAGACAGGCGCATGGTTTGAACGATACTGCTATCCCTATACTAGTAGGCACTAAATATGATCTATTTGTAGATCTAGATCCGGATTATCAAGAACAAATGTCGCGAACGAGTATGGAATATGCTCAGGTAATGGATGCACCACTTATTTTTTGCTCTACTGCAAAGTCAATTaatgttcaaaagatttttaAAGTCGCGCTGGCAAAAATCTTCAGCCTTACATTAACCATACAAGAGATTAACGAGGTTGGGGATCCGCTATTGATTTATAAAACATTAGGTACTGCCAAAAGAGATCAGGATAAGACCgataatataaaaaattcaaacaCAAATGTTACCACAGAAAGCCGAAGAAAAAGCCCTACATATACGCAATAG
- the RPS1B gene encoding 40S ribosomal protein eS1 (similar to Saccharomyces cerevisiae RPS1A (YLR441C) and RPS1B (YML063W); ancestral locus Anc_4.325) — MAVGKNKRLSKGKKGLKKKVVDPFTKKEWYDIKAPSTFKNRNVGKTLVNKSTGLKSASDALKGRVVEVCLADLQGSEDHSFRKVKLRVDEVQGKNLLTNFHGMDFTTDKLRSMVRKWQTLIEANVTVKTSDDYVLRVFAIAFTRKQSNQVKRTCYAQSSHIRAIRKVISEILTREVQNSTLSQLTSKLIPEVINKEIENATKDIFPLQNVHIRKVKLLKQPKFDLGSLMALHGEGADEETGKKISGFKDEILETV; from the coding sequence ATGGCTGTTGGCAAGAACAAGAGGCTATCTAAAGGTAAGAAAggtttgaagaagaaggtcGTTGACCCATTCACCAAAAAGGAATGGTACGACATCAAGGCCCCATCCACCTTCAAGAACAGAAACGTTGGTAAGACTTTGGTCAACAAATCAACTGGTTTGAAGAGTGCTTCTGATGCTTTGAAAGGTAGAGTTGTTGAAGTCTGTCTTGCAGATTTGCAAGGTTCCGAAGACCATTCTTTCAGAAAGGTCAAATTAAGAGTTGATGAAGTTCAGGGTAAAAACTTGTTGACCAACTTCCACGGTATGGACTTCACCACTGATAAATTGAGATCTATGGTTAGAAAATGGCAAACTTTGATCGAAGCTAACGTCACTGTTAAGACTTCTGATGATTACGTTTTGAGAGTTTTCGCTATTGCTTTCACCAGAAAACAATCTAACCAAGTCAAGAGAACTTGTTACGCCCAATCTTCTCACATCAGAGCTATCAGAAAAGTTATCTCTGAGATCTTGACCAGAGAAGTTCAAAATTCAACTCTATCCCAATTAACTTCTAAATTGATTCCAGAAGTTATCAACaaggaaattgaaaatgctaCAAAGGATATCTTCCCATTACAAAATGTTCACATTAGAAAGGTTAAATTATTGAAACAACCAAAATTCGACCTAGGTTCTTTAATGGCTTTGCATGGTGAAGGTGctgatgaagaaactgGTAAGAAAATTTCtggtttcaaagatgaaatctTGGAAACTGTTTAA
- the MFT1 gene encoding Mft1p (similar to Saccharomyces cerevisiae MFT1 (YML062C); ancestral locus Anc_4.324), which translates to MSTNALQAEQVRTKVLYSEVDTPFNGYLDILSKVTKLSNQILKGQLQKYETESKVQFGETYINELEQTSDLKFLELQNSLEVKKVSEENWEQSGNDTLEKMKDQLKFKVPELKSSYEMLQDRISRIRVIYESVSKVNSEMEILMESNTSLTTSKNDWEEALGATLAEKLIKQRYLKKVGKSIEGEEELYRVYDNFTKGPKEMKHVNKSIKADIDRLSQELRVNKDKWLKDAEIFTRMTSILREELAKRDMDVDVDMDEEEDQEGERERYRRQRAVDNDREDQEVEDLEDLEDLEDQEDQEDQEEVEDLEDQEDQEDQEVEDQEVDQEPEDQEPEDQEPEDQAPEDQEPEDQEPEDQEVEKAENQVQVEGEDAKEVKTEDQEGAADEQGDGDVAMDYVETKDTQSHNSAGTTPGTQQRDI; encoded by the coding sequence ATGTCTACGAATGCTTTGCAAGCTGAACAAGTGAGAACTAAGGTCCTTTACAGTGAAGTGGATACTCCATTTAACGGCTATTTGGACATTTTGAGTAAAGTCACGAAATTGTCGaatcaaatattgaaagGACAACTGCAAAAGTACGAAACCGAAAGCAAAGTTCAATTTGGGGAAACCTATATCAATGAACTAGAACAAACCAGcgatttgaaatttttagaattgcaaaattcattggaagtgaagaaagTCTCTGAAGAAAACTGGGAGCAATCAGGTAATGATACGCTGGAGAAGATGAAGgatcaattgaaatttaAAGTGccagaattgaaaagttcataCGAGATGTTACAGGAtagaatttcaagaataaGGGTGATTTACGAGTCTGTGAGTAAGGTTAATTCAGAGATGGAAATTTTAATGGAATCAAATACGAGTCTCACAACTAGTAAAAATGATTGGGAGGAGGCATTGGGTGCAACTTTAgcagaaaaattgataaaacagagatatttgaagaaagttGGTAAATCAATCGAAGGCGAAGAAGAGCTGTATAGGGTGTACGACAATTTTACCAAAGGaccaaaagaaatgaagcaCGTCAATAAATCTATAAAGGCTGATATTGACAGACTGTCTCAGGAGCTGAGAGTAAACAAAGATAAATGGTTGAAGGATGCTGAAATATTTACCAGGATGACATCGATATTAAGAGAGGAGCTTGCTAAACGAGATATGGACGTTGATGTTGATatggatgaagaagaagatcaagagggagaaagagaaaggtATAGAAGACAAAGGGCAGTTGATAATGACCGAGAAGACCAAGAGGTAGAAGATCTAGAAGATCTAGAAGATCTagaagatcaagaagaccaagaagatcaagaagaGGTAGAAGATCTAGAAGACCAAGAAGACcaagaagatcaagaggTAGAAGATCAAGAGGTAGATCAAGAACcagaagatcaagaacCAGAAGATCAAGAGCCAGAAGATCAAGCGCCAGAAGATCAAGAGCCCGAAGATCAAGAACCTGAAGATCAAGAGGTAGAAAAGGCTGAAAATCAAGTTCAAGTTGAAGGGGAAGATGCGAAAGAAGTAAAAACTGAAGACCAAGAAGGGGCAGCAGATGAACAAGGTGACGGAGATGTTGCAATGGATTATGTCGAGACAAAGGATACTCAAAGTCATAATTCAGCAGGGACGACACCCGGCACGCAACAGCGTGACATATAA